CGTCCGGGCAGCCGGTGCGGTCGGCGGTGTCGCGCTGATCGTCGCAGGCACCTATGACACGCGATGGGTCCCGGTGCTCGGCTGCCTCGCGGTGGTCGCGCTCGTCACCACGGAGATCGCGCTGGCGCGGATGCGCCGCTGGATGCGCGAGGCCGAGGACCGGACCAGTCGTCAGGCCGAGCTGGCCGCACGGCAGGCGGCGGCGCTGCCCGCCCCGCCCCCGGGGCCCCGCCGCTCGGCGCCGACGCGCTGATCCGCCTGCTGGAGGCCGTCCACCGCGAACTGCGGCACGCCCACGAGGCCGCCGACCGCGCCCAGGCCGAACTCGCCGACCTCAGTCGCGAGTGGAACGCCCTCGTCCAGGAGTCGATGAGCCGTCCCACCGACCCCTGCCCGCGGATCCGCGCCGACTGACCCGCCGCACCCGCGCCACCGCCGGGTGCGGGCAGCGCCGTTCAGGACGGACGGACCGTCACGCCGAAGTCGCCCCCGGCCACCCGCGCATGCAGCTCCGCGCCCGCGGCGACCTGCGCCGGATCCGTCACCACCGCCCCGTCCGCCCGCTGCAGCACCGCGTACCCGCGCTCCAGCGTGGCCAGCGGCGACAGTGCCACCACCCGGGCCAGCGCGTGCCCGAGGTCGGACTGGGCGTGGTCCAGCCGGTGGCCGACCACCCGCCGGGAACGCTCCAGCAGCGAACCCACCTCCGCGGCCCGGCCGTCCACCAGCTGGCGCCGCGGATCGGCCAGCACCGGGCGGCTGCACACCCCCGCCAGCCCCGCCAGCTCCCGCTCGACCCGGCCCACCATCGAGCGCCGGGCGCGGTCCCGCAGCTGGTGCACCCGGGCCAGCTCCTCGCCGACGTCCGGCACCACCCGCTTGGCGGCGTCGGTGGGCGTCGAGGCGCGCATGTCGGCGACGTAGTCCAGCAGCGGCTGGTCCGGCTCGTGCCCGATCGCGCTGACCACCGGCGTACGGGCCGCCGCCACCGTGCGCACCAGCTCCTCGGAGGAGAACGGCAGCAGGTCCTCGACGCTGCCGCCGCCGCGCGCCACGACGATGACGTCCACCTCCGGGTGCTCGTCCAGTTCGCGGACGGCCGCCGCGACCTGGCCCGCCGCGTTGGGCCCCTGCACCAGGACGTTGCGCACCTCGAAGCGGACGGCGGGCCAGCGCCGGCGCGCGTTCTCCAGCACGTCCCGCTCGGCCGCCGACCCACGGCCCGTCACCAGGCCCACGCAGTGCGGCAGGAACGGCAGCGGGCGCTTGCGCTCGGCGTCGAACAGCCCCTCCGCCCCCAGCCGCCGCTTCAGCTGCTCCAGCCGGGCGAGCAGTTCACCCAGGCCCACCATGCGGATCTCCGACGCCCGCAGCGACAGCGTGCCGCGCGCCGTGTACCACTCGGGCCTGGCGTGCAGCACGACCCGCGAGCCCTCCTGCACCACGTCCGCGACCTGCTCGAACACCGAACGGAAGCAGGTCACCGTCAGCGAGACGTCGCGCTCCGCGTCCCGCAGCGTCAGGAACACCATCCCGGCGCCGGGGCGCCGGTTCAGCTGGGCGATCTGCCCCTCCACCCAGATCTCGCCGAGCCGGTCGATCCACCCGCCGATCAGCGCGGACACCTTGCCGACCGGTACGGGAGCCTCGGGAGAGCTGCTGTTCGCCATGACTCAGAGGCTAGCGCCGCCCCCGACGGCCGAGCCCTGGAAGGCCAGCACCAGCAGTCCGGCCGCCAGCCAGCCCATGCCCACCAGCTGGGCGGTGGGCGAGGCCTCGACCAGGACGGCGACGATCACCGCGATCCCGACCAGCGGCACCACCAGGTGCCGCAGCCGGTGCGGCGAATGCCGCTGCAGGGTGTACCAGCCGATCACCGAGGCGTGCAGCAGGGCGAAGGCGGTCAGCGCGCCCACGTTCACCACGGAGGTCAGCCGGTCCAGGCCGTCGTCGCGGCTCGCCGCCCAGCCGGCCGCGGCCAGCGTGATCACCGCGGCCGTCAGCAGCGCCCGGCGGGGCACCGCGGTGCGCCCCTCGACGACGGCGAGCGCCCGCGGCAGCCGGCCCTCCCGGCCCATCGCGAACAGCAGCCGGCCCGCCGCCGCCTGCCCGGCCAGTGCCGCGAACGCCGCCCCGACCGCCTTGCTCGCCGCGACCAGCACGTGCAGCCAGTGCCCGACGCCGGTCTCCACGGTGTCGTAGAACGCCGACCCCTGCCCCGCCGGGTCCGCCGCCAGCTGCTGCGGGGTGTCCGGCTCCAGGACGGCCGCCAGGTACGTCTGCAGGACGAACAGCACACCGGCCAGCGCCAGGCACCACAGCACCGCGCGGGCCACCGCCGCGGACGCCCCGACCGCCTCCTCGACGAAGGTCGCGATCGCGTCGAAGCCGAGGTACGACAGCACGGCCACCGACACCGCGGAGATCACCGCGGTCGGCGAGAAGCCGCCGACCGCGGTGAACGGCGTCGCCCAGCCGCGCTGCGCCCCGTCCTGGGCGAGCACCACCGTCGCGGCGACCACGAACACCGCCAGCACCGCGATCTCCACCGCCAGCACGGCGAACCCGACCCTGGCCGCGAGCCGCACCCCGACCAGGTTCAGCACGGTGGTGACCAGGACGGCCAGCACCGTCCACGCCCACCGCGAGACGCCCGGCACCAGCGAGTGCAGCGCGATCCCGGAGAACAGGTACGCCACCGCGGGGATCAGCAGGTAGTCGAGCAGCACCATCCAGCCGGCCACGAATCCC
The Kitasatospora paranensis genome window above contains:
- the xseA gene encoding exodeoxyribonuclease VII large subunit, producing MANSSSPEAPVPVGKVSALIGGWIDRLGEIWVEGQIAQLNRRPGAGMVFLTLRDAERDVSLTVTCFRSVFEQVADVVQEGSRVVLHARPEWYTARGTLSLRASEIRMVGLGELLARLEQLKRRLGAEGLFDAERKRPLPFLPHCVGLVTGRGSAAERDVLENARRRWPAVRFEVRNVLVQGPNAAGQVAAAVRELDEHPEVDVIVVARGGGSVEDLLPFSSEELVRTVAAARTPVVSAIGHEPDQPLLDYVADMRASTPTDAAKRVVPDVGEELARVHQLRDRARRSMVGRVERELAGLAGVCSRPVLADPRRQLVDGRAAEVGSLLERSRRVVGHRLDHAQSDLGHALARVVALSPLATLERGYAVLQRADGAVVTDPAQVAAGAELHARVAGGDFGVTVRPS
- a CDS encoding APC family permease encodes the protein MGRVSDDGESGGLRRSLRVRDLMVYGLLFIAPMAPVGVFGVLDAKSHGAVAAVYLVATAAMGLTAVSYAEMVRAVPRTGSVFAYARAGLGEGPGFVAGWMVLLDYLLIPAVAYLFSGIALHSLVPGVSRWAWTVLAVLVTTVLNLVGVRLAARVGFAVLAVEIAVLAVFVVAATVVLAQDGAQRGWATPFTAVGGFSPTAVISAVSVAVLSYLGFDAIATFVEEAVGASAAVARAVLWCLALAGVLFVLQTYLAAVLEPDTPQQLAADPAGQGSAFYDTVETGVGHWLHVLVAASKAVGAAFAALAGQAAAGRLLFAMGREGRLPRALAVVEGRTAVPRRALLTAAVITLAAAGWAASRDDGLDRLTSVVNVGALTAFALLHASVIGWYTLQRHSPHRLRHLVVPLVGIAVIVAVLVEASPTAQLVGMGWLAAGLLVLAFQGSAVGGGASL